One region of Nycticebus coucang isolate mNycCou1 chromosome 10, mNycCou1.pri, whole genome shotgun sequence genomic DNA includes:
- the BROX gene encoding BRO1 domain-containing protein BROX — MTHWFHRNPLKATAPVSFNYYGVATGPPASKICNDLRSSRARLLELFTDLSCNPEMMKNAADSYFSLLQGFINSLDESTQESKLRYIQNFKWTDTLQGQVPSAQQDAVFELISMGFNVALWYTKYASRLAGKENITEDEAKEVHRSLKIAAGIFKHLKESHIPKLITPAEKGRDLEGRLIEAYIIQCQAEAQEVTIARAIELKHAPGLIAALAYETANFYQKADHALSSLEPSYSAKWRKYLHLKMCFYTAYAFCYHGQTLLASDKCGEAIRSLQEAEKFYAKAEALCKEYGETKGPGPTVKPSGHLFFRKLGNLVKNTLEKCQRENGFIYFQKIPTEAPQLELKANYGLVEPVPFEFPPTSAHWTPETLAVFDLTKRPKDDSIKPKPEEEVKPVKEPDIKPQKDTGCSIS; from the exons TGATTTGAGATCATCCAGGGCACGCCTCCTTGAACTGTTTACTGATTTGAGCTGTAATCCAGAAATGATGAAGAATGCAGCAGATTCGTATTTTTCGCTTTTACAAG GTTTCATAAATTCATTGGATGAATCTACTCAAGAAAGCAAATTACGATATATTCAAAATTTCAAGTGGACTGATACATTACAAGGACAGGTTCCAAG TGCCCAACAGGATGCTGTTTTCGAATTAATTTCCATGGGATTTAATGTAGCTTTATGGTATACCAAATATGCTTCAAGACTGGctggaaaagaaaa TATAACAGAAGATGAAGCAAAAGAAGTCCATCGAAGCCTAAAAATTGCAGCTGGGATTTTTAAACACCtaaag gaaAGTCACATCCCCAAACTTATTACACctgcagaaaagggaagggattTAGAGGGACGGCTCATAGAAGCTTATATTATCCAGTGTCAGGCTGAAGCTCAAGAAG TAACAATTGCTCGAGCAATTGAACTAAAACATGCTCCTGGACTAATTGCTGCACTGGCATATGAAACAGCCAATTTCTATCAAAAAGCTG ATCATGCTTTATCCAGTTTGGAGCCTTCATATTCTGCTAAATGGAGAAAATATCTTCACTTGAAAATGTGTTTCTACACAGCTTAT GCTTTCTGTTATCATGGTCAGACTTTATTGGCTAGTGACAAATGTGGAGAAGCAATCAGGTCTCtccaagaagcagaaaaat TTTATGCAAAAGCAGAAGCACTATGTAAAGAATATGGAGAAACCAAAGGACCTGGGCCAACAGTTAAACCTTCAGGACATTTGTTCTTTAGGAAACTTGGAAACCTTGTGAAGAATACCCTAGAAAAATGTCAAAGAGAAAACGGGTTTAT TTACTTTCAAAAAATTCCAACAGAAGCCCCACAACTGGAACTCAAAGCAAATTACGGTCTTGTAGAGCCTGTACCTTTCGAATTTCCTCCCACAAGTGCTCACTGGACACCAGAAACATTGGCTGTGTTTGATCTCACCAAGAGACCCAAAGATGACAGT aTCAAACCCAAACCAGAAGAAGAAGTAAAACCTGTGAAAGAGCCAGATATCAAACCTCAAAAGGACACTGGCTGCAGCATCTCCTAA